A window from Physeter macrocephalus isolate SW-GA chromosome 11, ASM283717v5, whole genome shotgun sequence encodes these proteins:
- the DUOXA2 gene encoding dual oxidase maturation factor 2, which produces MTLWNGVLPFYPQPRHAAGASVPLLIVILVFLALAASFLLILPGIRGHSRWFWLVRVLLSLFIGAEIVAVHFSAEWSVGRVSTNTSYKAFSAARVRAHVGLHVGLEGVNVTLTGNPVQQLNETINYNEQFIWRMGENYAGAYTEALQKGLPDPVLYLAEKFTPSSPCGVYRQYRLAGHYASATLWVAFCFWLLSNVLLSMPVPHYGGLALLITGAFALFSVFAFASISSVSLCQLRLGSSELTTHYGAAFWITLATGILCLLLGAAVLSLHYARPSALRTFLDGSVKGLESQAKGSSPLILNNPLHKQFWASDLTINTKL; this is translated from the exons ATGACTCTGTGGAACGGTGTGCTGCCATTCTACCCTCAGCCCCGGCACGCCGCCGGCGCCAGCGTCCCGCTACTCATCGTCATCCTGGTGTTCTTGGCCTTGGCTGCCAGCTTCCTACTCATCTTACCCGGGATTCGTGGCCACTCG CGCTGGTTCTGGTTGGTGAGAGTTCTCCTCAGCCTGTTCATAGGAGCAGAAATTGTGG CGGTACACTTCAGCGCAGAATGGTCAGTGGGCAGAGTTAGCACCAATACATCCTACAAGGCCTTCAGTGCGGCACGCGTCCGAGCCCACGTCGGTCTGCACGTGGGCCTGGAGGGCGTTAATGTTACACTCACAG GGAACCCAGTGCAGCAGTTGAACGAGACCATCAACTACAACGAGCAGTTCATTTGGCGGATGGGCGAAAACTATGCTGGGGCGTACACGGAGGCACTGCAGAAGGGGCTGCCGGATCCAGTTCTCTATCTGGCGGAGAAGTTCACTCCGAGCAGCCCCTGCGGAGTTTACCGCCAATACCGCTTGGCGGGACACTACGCCTCGGCCACGCTGTG GGTGGCGTTCTGCTTCTGGCTCCTCTCCAACGTGCTGCTCTCCATGCCGGTCCCGCACTACGGAGGCCTGGCTCTCCTGATCACCGGCGCCTTCGCACTCTTCTCCGTCTTCGCCTTCGCCTCCATCTCCAGCGTGTCCCTCTGCCAGCTCCGCCTTGGCTCCTCCGAGCTCACCACTCACTACGGTGCCGCCTTTTGGATCACGCTGGCCACGG GCATCCTGTGCCTCCTCCTTGGAGCGGCGGTGCTGAGTCTCCACTACGCTCGGCCCAGCGCCCTTCGCACCTTCTTGGATGGAAGCGTCAAGGGCCTCGAAAGTCAGGCGAAAGGGAGCTCTCCTCTCATCCTCAACAACCCACTGCATAAGCAGTTCTGGGCCTCAGACTTAACCATCAATACTAAACTGTGA